From Myxococcales bacterium, the proteins below share one genomic window:
- a CDS encoding helix-turn-helix transcriptional regulator, whose product MLAKPWNGLVIATLEGGPLRFSEIGDRLTAIGDRMLSLRLKELEALGLVSRTVIPGPPLRVEYALTAVGHGFRKVADAIGAWGATLTAAPRTECQGLAEVDKPKAS is encoded by the coding sequence GTGCTCGCGAAGCCTTGGAACGGCCTCGTCATCGCCACGCTCGAGGGGGGCCCGCTCCGCTTCAGCGAGATAGGCGATCGCCTCACCGCGATCGGTGACCGCATGTTGTCTCTTCGGCTGAAAGAGCTCGAGGCCCTCGGGCTCGTGTCTCGAACGGTCATTCCGGGCCCGCCGCTCCGTGTCGAGTACGCGCTCACGGCCGTGGGGCACGGGTTCCGAAAGGTGGCCGACGCCATCGGCGCGTGGGGCGCGACGTTGACGGCGGCGCCACGCACCGAGTGCCAAGGCCTCGCCGAGGTCGACAAACCCAAGGCGTCGTAG
- a CDS encoding penicillin-insensitive murein endopeptidase: MLRRALSLASAVSACLTLAGCANTPSPLVPNVTGSVGVPHRGVLTAGVELPRESAGLAWLRNDDRHYGVPRLVSALVHAAKKVDDARPGGTLVVGDLSRKNGGELSGHASHRVGRDVDLLLYMTTLDGAPVRSRGFSSVGTDGLAYDKNRSEYLRLDVEREWLLVKALVEDTEANVQWIFVHQNIEALLLEWARARGEPTETVYRAMTMMLRPKPPADPHDDHLHVRTECLPDEVDHGCVPFGPVWPWLKRASRPSPSTADLLRELLGPVGGAPATMALADVREEPSF, translated from the coding sequence ATGCTCCGCCGGGCCCTCTCTCTCGCGTCCGCCGTGTCCGCGTGCCTCACGCTCGCGGGCTGCGCCAACACCCCGAGCCCGCTCGTCCCGAACGTGACGGGCTCCGTCGGTGTGCCCCACCGCGGGGTGCTGACGGCCGGGGTCGAGCTCCCGAGGGAGAGCGCGGGCCTCGCATGGCTCCGCAACGACGACCGCCACTACGGAGTGCCCCGCCTCGTGTCGGCGCTCGTGCACGCCGCCAAGAAGGTGGACGACGCGCGCCCCGGGGGCACCTTGGTCGTCGGAGATCTCTCGCGCAAGAACGGGGGCGAGCTGTCGGGGCACGCGTCGCATCGTGTCGGCCGGGACGTCGATCTGCTCCTTTACATGACGACGCTCGACGGCGCGCCCGTGCGGAGCCGCGGCTTCTCGTCGGTCGGCACGGACGGCCTCGCCTACGACAAAAACCGAAGTGAATACCTACGGTTGGACGTCGAGCGCGAGTGGCTCCTCGTGAAGGCGCTCGTCGAGGACACGGAGGCCAACGTGCAGTGGATCTTCGTCCACCAGAACATCGAGGCCCTCTTGCTCGAGTGGGCGCGGGCCCGCGGAGAGCCGACCGAGACCGTGTACCGGGCCATGACGATGATGCTACGTCCGAAGCCGCCCGCCGATCCTCACGACGATCACCTCCACGTGCGCACCGAGTGCCTGCCGGACGAGGTCGACCACGGGTGCGTCCCGTTCGGGCCGGTGTGGCCCTGGCTGAAACGAGCCTCGCGCCCCTCCCCCTCCACCGCCGACCTCTTGCGGGAGCTGCTCGGTCCCGTTGGTGGGGCTCCCGCCACGATGGCGCTCGCCGACGTGCGCGAGGAGCCCTCTTTTTGA
- a CDS encoding site-specific DNA-methyltransferase: MRDDAPTQGRFFRGDALDALGTLDAGSASLVYLDPPFFVDRPFRARPPKGDDEGGPRERARGAVAYDDTWPSRDAYLAWLVPRIEAAFDALAPTGTLWVHLDHHAVRDVEARLASRLGRQAFAGEIVWVPGNGAKARRGVPRAHQTLLVYAKTTKYTWNLRAPEAREPFAETSLTMHFGRVDASGRAYRDRTVGKKTYRYYADEGRAVGSVWTDCPAMLANTPLRGEGTGYPTQKPEKLLARIVALATHPGELVVDPFAGSGTTLVVAHRLGRRYFGSDVGALAQTTTLERLAAEGARPEILEGPRGG; the protein is encoded by the coding sequence TTGAGGGACGACGCGCCGACGCAGGGGCGCTTTTTCCGAGGCGACGCGCTCGACGCGCTGGGCACGCTCGACGCGGGCTCGGCCTCGCTCGTGTACCTCGACCCGCCATTTTTCGTCGATCGCCCCTTTCGCGCGCGTCCGCCGAAAGGGGACGACGAGGGTGGCCCTCGGGAGCGCGCGCGCGGCGCGGTGGCCTACGACGACACCTGGCCCTCGCGCGACGCGTACCTCGCGTGGCTGGTACCGCGGATCGAAGCGGCGTTCGACGCGCTCGCTCCGACAGGGACCTTGTGGGTGCACCTCGATCATCACGCGGTCCGCGACGTCGAAGCGCGCCTCGCTTCGAGGCTCGGTCGCCAAGCCTTCGCGGGCGAGATCGTGTGGGTACCCGGCAACGGGGCCAAGGCGCGGCGGGGGGTTCCGCGCGCCCACCAGACGCTGCTCGTCTATGCGAAGACCACAAAATACACCTGGAACCTGCGCGCCCCCGAGGCACGCGAGCCGTTCGCCGAGACGAGCCTCACGATGCATTTCGGCCGCGTCGACGCGAGCGGGCGGGCGTACCGCGATCGCACGGTGGGAAAGAAGACGTACCGGTACTACGCCGACGAGGGACGCGCGGTCGGCTCGGTGTGGACCGACTGCCCCGCCATGCTCGCCAACACCCCGTTGCGCGGCGAGGGCACGGGCTACCCCACGCAAAAACCCGAGAAGCTCCTCGCGCGGATCGTCGCCCTCGCGACCCACCCGGGAGAGCTCGTCGTCGACCCGTTCGCGGGCAGCGGCACCACGCTGGTCGTCGCGCATCGGCTCGGGCGTCGGTACTTCGGGAGCGACGTCGGGGCCCTCGCTCAAACGACGACGCTCGAGAGGCTCGCCGCCGAAGGAGCACGCCCCGAGATCCTCGAAGGGCCTCGAGGAGGCTAG
- the deoC gene encoding deoxyribose-phosphate aldolase — MKSIVTDPSERPRGGVSLAHTPLFAPPPVDQVAIEERVASLAKRSLKKEAKVAGLKLAIRMMDLTTLEGKDTAGKVRALCNKAMRPLESDPSLGPCAAICVYPNMVPIAKAALEGSGVHVASVATAFPSGLSPLPIKLDDVRRAVEFGADEIDMVIDRGAMLSGDYAKVFDEIAQTKDACGKAHLKVILETGELGTYDMVRKASEIGIAAGGDFIKTSTGKVQPAATLGVTLVMLEAIRDHYYATGRKIGMKPAGGVRTAKQALQYLVVVKETLGDAWLDPDLFRFGASALLNDVLMQLEKERTGNYQAAEDFSKD; from the coding sequence GTGAAATCCATCGTCACAGATCCGTCCGAGCGCCCTCGGGGGGGCGTCTCACTGGCCCACACCCCGCTCTTCGCGCCCCCGCCCGTCGACCAAGTCGCCATCGAAGAGCGCGTCGCCTCGCTCGCGAAGCGCTCGCTCAAGAAGGAGGCGAAGGTCGCAGGCCTGAAGCTCGCGATCCGCATGATGGACCTCACCACGCTCGAGGGGAAAGACACCGCGGGCAAGGTGCGTGCATTGTGCAACAAAGCGATGCGTCCGCTCGAGAGCGATCCGTCGCTCGGCCCGTGCGCCGCGATTTGCGTGTACCCGAACATGGTGCCCATCGCGAAGGCGGCGCTCGAGGGCTCGGGGGTGCACGTCGCGAGCGTGGCGACGGCCTTCCCGAGCGGTCTCTCTCCGCTCCCGATCAAGCTCGACGACGTCCGTCGTGCCGTCGAGTTCGGCGCCGACGAGATCGACATGGTCATCGATCGCGGGGCCATGCTCTCGGGCGACTACGCGAAGGTGTTCGACGAGATCGCCCAGACGAAGGACGCGTGCGGCAAAGCCCACCTCAAGGTGATCCTCGAGACGGGCGAGCTTGGCACCTACGACATGGTCCGCAAGGCGAGCGAGATCGGCATCGCGGCGGGCGGCGACTTCATCAAGACGTCGACCGGCAAGGTGCAGCCCGCGGCGACGCTCGGGGTCACCCTCGTCATGCTCGAGGCCATCCGCGACCACTACTACGCCACCGGTCGCAAGATCGGCATGAAGCCCGCCGGCGGCGTGCGCACGGCGAAACAAGCGCTCCAGTACCTCGTCGTCGTCAAGGAGACGCTCGGCGACGCGTGGCTCGACCCGGACCTCTTCCGCTTCGGCGCGAGCGCGCTCCTCAACGACGTCCTCATGCAGCTCGAGAAAGAGCGCACGGGGAACTACCAAGCGGCCGAAGACTTCTCGAAGGACTGA
- the trmFO gene encoding methylenetetrahydrofolate--tRNA-(uracil(54)-C(5))-methyltransferase (FADH(2)-oxidizing) TrmFO → MKRTTIVGGGLAGCEAAFQLAERGVAVTLIEQKPKARTPAQTSDKLCELVCSNSLRGAALVNAVGLLKEEMRRVGSLVMRAAEVAKVPAGGALAVDRDVFSDEITRVLDGHPNVTRISKIVTEIPASTEDAPVILATGPLTGDALAADLARVIGHEQLAYYDAIAPIVAADSIDWSKVFRQSRWGKGEGSADGEGALDAEALGDEAYVNCPFDEAGYKRFVADVVAAEKVEARAFEDVRYFEGCLPIEVMAARGEMTLAFGPMKPVGLTDPRTGRRPYAVIQLRQEDAAATAYNLVGFQTRMTYGAQNRVFRTIPGLEECEILRYGTVHRNTFVNAPDLLDERMQVRARPHLYLAGQITGVEGYVESAACGLVCALGLAQTLAGVPFTPPPETTALGGLRTHLGRKQPRYQPSNITWACMPPHPNRRLKKRDRYQALSERALADLDAWVKSAPLVASGSVAS, encoded by the coding sequence GTGAAACGCACGACGATCGTAGGTGGCGGCCTCGCGGGCTGCGAGGCGGCCTTCCAGCTCGCGGAGCGCGGCGTCGCCGTGACGCTCATCGAGCAGAAGCCCAAGGCGAGGACCCCGGCTCAGACGAGCGACAAGCTCTGCGAGCTCGTGTGCTCGAACAGCCTACGTGGGGCGGCGCTCGTGAACGCCGTCGGCCTCTTGAAAGAAGAGATGCGTCGCGTGGGGTCGCTCGTGATGCGCGCGGCCGAGGTGGCCAAGGTTCCGGCGGGCGGCGCGCTCGCCGTCGATCGCGACGTGTTCTCGGACGAGATCACCCGAGTCCTCGATGGGCACCCGAACGTCACGCGAATCTCCAAGATCGTGACGGAGATCCCCGCGTCGACCGAGGACGCGCCGGTGATCTTGGCGACGGGGCCGCTCACCGGCGACGCGCTCGCGGCCGACCTCGCGCGGGTCATCGGCCACGAGCAGCTCGCCTACTACGACGCGATCGCGCCCATCGTGGCGGCCGACAGCATCGACTGGAGCAAGGTGTTCCGGCAGTCGCGCTGGGGCAAAGGCGAGGGCTCTGCCGACGGGGAGGGGGCGCTCGACGCCGAGGCGCTCGGGGACGAGGCCTACGTGAACTGCCCGTTCGACGAGGCCGGCTACAAGCGGTTCGTCGCCGACGTCGTGGCCGCCGAGAAGGTCGAAGCGCGCGCCTTCGAGGACGTCCGCTACTTCGAGGGGTGCCTGCCGATCGAGGTGATGGCGGCGCGGGGCGAGATGACGCTCGCGTTCGGCCCGATGAAGCCCGTGGGCCTCACCGACCCACGCACGGGGAGGCGCCCGTACGCCGTCATCCAGCTCCGCCAAGAGGACGCCGCCGCCACCGCGTACAACCTCGTCGGCTTTCAGACCCGCATGACGTACGGCGCGCAGAACCGTGTATTTCGCACCATTCCCGGTCTCGAAGAGTGCGAGATCCTGCGCTACGGCACGGTGCATCGAAACACGTTCGTGAACGCCCCCGATCTCCTCGACGAGCGCATGCAGGTGCGCGCGCGCCCGCACCTCTACCTCGCCGGCCAGATCACCGGCGTCGAAGGGTACGTCGAGAGCGCGGCGTGTGGGCTCGTGTGCGCGCTAGGGCTCGCGCAGACCCTCGCGGGCGTCCCGTTCACGCCGCCACCCGAGACGACCGCGCTCGGCGGTCTCCGCACGCACCTCGGTCGCAAGCAGCCTCGTTACCAACCGTCGAACATCACCTGGGCGTGCATGCCGCCCCACCCGAATCGGCGCTTGAAGAAGCGAGATCGGTATCAGGCGCTCTCGGAGCGCGCGCTCGCCGATCTCGACGCGTGGGTGAAGAGCGCGCCCCTCGTTGCGAGCGGCTCCGTGGCTTCCTAG
- a CDS encoding aldehyde dehydrogenase family protein — translation MFVGGAFVRSESGRYFRVASADAEGDADPESVNIPRGSRKDVRDAVVVAKAAYEKWETRTPFNRGQILYRLGEVLESRAPELERSLVRAGASRAEASREVAATVDRAIFYAGLSDKVSALVASHNPVSGPHFGFSVPEAMGIVAVLAPQEPALLGLVSVVLPAITGGNSVIVVASEKDPRTAIVLAECLATSDLPGGVVNVLTGHEREMGPIFAKHREVSAIEAWTHDDALRATLEREGASSVKRVKTHVPPANEVWFDRRRGQGLGFVERHLETKSIWHPVGV, via the coding sequence ATGTTCGTCGGCGGGGCGTTCGTTCGCTCCGAGTCGGGTCGCTACTTCCGCGTGGCCTCGGCCGACGCCGAGGGCGACGCCGATCCCGAGTCGGTCAACATCCCCCGTGGCTCTCGGAAGGACGTCCGCGACGCCGTGGTCGTCGCCAAAGCGGCCTACGAGAAGTGGGAGACGCGCACCCCCTTCAACCGCGGCCAGATCCTCTACCGGCTCGGCGAGGTGCTCGAGTCTCGTGCGCCCGAGCTCGAGCGGTCGCTCGTCCGCGCCGGGGCATCGCGCGCGGAGGCCTCCCGCGAGGTCGCCGCGACGGTGGACCGGGCCATCTTCTACGCGGGCCTCTCCGACAAAGTCTCGGCGCTGGTCGCGTCGCACAACCCCGTGAGCGGTCCGCACTTCGGGTTCAGCGTGCCCGAGGCCATGGGCATCGTCGCCGTGCTCGCGCCGCAGGAGCCCGCGCTGCTCGGCCTCGTGTCGGTGGTCTTGCCTGCCATCACGGGCGGCAACTCGGTCATCGTCGTCGCGAGCGAGAAGGACCCTCGCACCGCCATCGTGCTCGCCGAGTGCCTCGCCACGAGCGATCTCCCGGGCGGCGTCGTCAACGTCCTCACGGGGCACGAGCGCGAGATGGGGCCGATCTTCGCGAAGCACCGCGAGGTGTCGGCGATCGAGGCGTGGACCCACGACGACGCGCTCCGGGCCACCCTCGAGCGCGAAGGCGCGAGCAGCGTGAAGCGCGTGAAGACGCACGTCCCTCCGGCGAACGAGGTCTGGTTCGACCGGCGGCGTGGTCAGGGGCTCGGGTTCGTCGAGCGCCACCTCGAGACGAAGTCGATCTGGCACCCGGTCGGGGTGTAG
- a CDS encoding aldehyde dehydrogenase family protein gives MKNGNSIEKVSHEVDRPSVKDLALDFGKAWEYAPSPEATDHVKLQSRYELFVGGKWVAPKSGKYFPTVSPSTEETLAEVAEANAEDVDLAVRAARKAYDGVWSRMRPEERGKYIFRIARAIQEKARELAIVETMDGGKPIKESRDVDIPLASAHFFYHAGWADKLDYAFHGRRARPLGVAGQVIPWNFPLLMAAWKLAPALACGNTVVLKPAETTPLTALLLAKIIEECELPEGVVNVVTGAGATGAAVVEHAGVDKVAFTGSTAVGKRIQAALAGTKKRLTLELGGKAANIVFADAPIDQAIEGIVNGIYFNQGHVCCAGSRLLVEESVHDVVVRKLEDRLKTLRLGDPLDKNTDVGAINSKMQLEKIRELVASGQREGATMVQSGCSIPKKGFFFPPTFFTGASQSSRIAREEIFGPVLTVMTFRTPDEAVEKANNTMYGLSAGIWTDKGAKIFHMAGKLKAGVIWGNTFNKFDPGSPFGGYKESGFGREGGRQGLSAYVELDG, from the coding sequence ATGAAAAACGGAAACTCGATCGAGAAGGTGTCGCACGAGGTGGATCGCCCGAGCGTGAAGGACCTCGCGCTCGACTTCGGAAAAGCGTGGGAGTACGCGCCCTCGCCGGAGGCGACCGATCACGTCAAGCTCCAGAGCCGCTACGAGCTCTTCGTCGGAGGCAAGTGGGTCGCCCCGAAGAGCGGGAAGTACTTCCCCACGGTGAGCCCGAGCACCGAAGAGACCCTCGCCGAGGTGGCCGAGGCCAACGCCGAGGACGTCGACCTCGCGGTGCGCGCGGCCCGAAAGGCCTACGACGGCGTGTGGTCGCGCATGCGCCCCGAAGAGCGTGGAAAGTACATCTTTCGCATCGCGCGGGCCATCCAGGAGAAGGCCCGCGAGCTCGCCATCGTCGAGACGATGGACGGCGGAAAGCCGATCAAAGAGTCGCGTGACGTCGACATCCCGCTCGCGTCGGCGCACTTCTTCTACCACGCGGGCTGGGCGGACAAGCTCGACTACGCCTTCCACGGGCGCCGCGCGAGGCCTCTCGGCGTGGCGGGGCAGGTCATCCCGTGGAACTTCCCGTTGCTCATGGCCGCCTGGAAGCTCGCACCGGCCCTCGCGTGCGGCAACACGGTGGTGTTGAAGCCCGCCGAGACCACGCCGCTCACGGCGCTCCTCTTGGCGAAGATCATCGAAGAGTGCGAGCTCCCGGAGGGCGTCGTCAACGTCGTCACGGGCGCCGGCGCTACCGGTGCGGCGGTCGTCGAGCACGCCGGCGTCGACAAGGTGGCCTTCACCGGCTCCACCGCCGTCGGAAAACGCATCCAAGCCGCCCTCGCGGGCACGAAGAAGCGCCTCACCCTCGAGCTCGGCGGCAAGGCGGCGAACATCGTCTTCGCCGACGCGCCGATCGATCAGGCCATCGAGGGCATCGTCAATGGCATTTACTTCAACCAGGGGCACGTGTGCTGCGCCGGGTCGCGCCTCCTCGTCGAGGAGAGCGTGCACGACGTCGTGGTGCGGAAGCTCGAAGATCGCCTGAAGACGCTCCGCCTCGGCGATCCGCTCGACAAAAACACCGACGTCGGCGCCATCAACTCGAAGATGCAGCTCGAGAAGATCCGCGAGCTCGTCGCGAGCGGGCAGCGCGAGGGCGCGACCATGGTGCAGTCCGGCTGCTCGATCCCGAAGAAGGGCTTCTTCTTCCCGCCCACGTTCTTCACGGGGGCGAGCCAGTCGAGCCGCATCGCGCGCGAAGAGATCTTCGGGCCCGTGCTCACCGTGATGACCTTCCGCACGCCCGACGAGGCGGTCGAGAAGGCCAACAACACGATGTACGGCCTCTCGGCCGGCATCTGGACCGACAAGGGCGCCAAGATCTTCCACATGGCGGGGAAGCTCAAAGCCGGCGTCATCTGGGGAAATACCTTCAACAAGTTCGACCCTGGCTCGCCGTTCGGTGGGTACAAAGAGAGCGGCTTCGGCCGCGAAGGTGGTCGCCAAGGACTCTCGGCCTACGTGGAGCTCGACGGATGA
- a CDS encoding NAD(P)/FAD-dependent oxidoreductase produces the protein MPEAHSNGRAPSPTLAKSAPPAPPDEGAPRDEGTSHVRGARGHVHDVVIVGTGFAGVGMAIKLQEAGIRDFVLLERANAVGGTWRDNTYPGCACDVPSHLYSYSFEPKPDWSRAYSPQAEIRAYIEGCVDRHALRDRIHYGCDITRATWEESTQTWVVETRKGDVFEGRALVSGIGGLSNPAYAKVPGLETFRGETFHSATWNHDYPLEGKRVAVIGTGASAIQFVPRIQPQVAQLFVLQRTAPWVLPKPDRAYSEDEKSTFARHPLRRFLHRQGIYWRAELLGTMFSKVPRAMALAEVLGKLYISKAIKNPDLRRAVTPTFVPGCKRVLFSNDYYPSLDQPNVELVTDPIARAVPEGLVLASGRTLAVDAIIHGTGFAVQSFLGGLRIHGRSGQELGETWGKTARAYRGTTVPGFPNLFMLLGPNTGLGHNSIIFMIEAQIRYVVSALTHMRAHGISAVSVRPEVTRAYNDALDRDFDGTVWASGCSSWYLNDEGKNTTLYPRATFTFRRETRVFRPDEYELTRAPHTAHVH, from the coding sequence ATGCCCGAAGCCCACTCGAATGGCCGCGCACCCTCCCCCACGCTCGCCAAATCCGCGCCCCCCGCCCCTCCGGACGAGGGCGCACCGCGAGACGAGGGAACGTCGCACGTCCGTGGTGCCCGCGGGCATGTCCACGACGTCGTCATCGTCGGCACCGGGTTCGCGGGAGTGGGCATGGCCATCAAGCTGCAAGAGGCCGGCATCCGCGACTTCGTGCTGCTCGAGCGCGCGAACGCCGTCGGCGGTACCTGGCGCGACAACACCTACCCGGGCTGCGCCTGCGACGTCCCCTCGCACCTCTACTCGTACTCGTTCGAGCCGAAGCCCGACTGGTCCCGCGCCTACTCCCCTCAGGCGGAGATTCGCGCCTACATCGAGGGCTGCGTCGATCGCCACGCGCTCCGCGACCGCATCCACTACGGGTGCGACATCACCCGCGCGACCTGGGAGGAGAGCACCCAAACGTGGGTCGTCGAGACCCGCAAAGGGGACGTGTTCGAGGGGCGCGCGCTCGTGTCGGGCATCGGAGGCCTCTCGAACCCGGCGTACGCCAAGGTCCCCGGCCTCGAGACCTTCCGAGGGGAGACGTTCCACTCGGCCACGTGGAACCACGACTACCCCCTCGAAGGAAAGCGCGTCGCCGTGATCGGCACGGGCGCGAGCGCCATCCAGTTCGTGCCTCGCATCCAGCCGCAGGTCGCGCAGCTCTTCGTGCTCCAGCGCACCGCTCCCTGGGTCTTGCCGAAGCCCGATCGCGCCTACTCGGAGGACGAGAAGTCCACGTTCGCGCGTCACCCGCTCCGCCGCTTCTTGCACCGCCAAGGCATCTACTGGAGGGCCGAGCTGCTCGGAACGATGTTCTCGAAGGTCCCGCGGGCCATGGCGCTCGCCGAGGTGCTCGGCAAGCTCTACATCTCGAAGGCGATCAAGAACCCCGACCTTCGACGCGCGGTGACGCCGACGTTCGTGCCCGGCTGCAAGCGCGTCCTCTTCTCGAACGACTACTACCCGTCGCTCGATCAGCCGAACGTCGAGCTCGTCACGGATCCCATCGCGCGGGCGGTGCCCGAGGGGCTCGTGCTCGCGTCCGGGCGCACCCTCGCGGTCGACGCGATCATCCACGGGACCGGCTTCGCCGTGCAGTCGTTCCTCGGGGGGCTGCGCATCCACGGGCGATCCGGCCAAGAGCTCGGCGAGACATGGGGCAAAACGGCGCGCGCCTACCGCGGCACCACCGTCCCGGGCTTCCCGAACCTCTTCATGCTGCTCGGGCCGAACACGGGCCTCGGGCACAACTCGATCATCTTCATGATCGAGGCGCAGATCCGCTACGTCGTCTCGGCGCTCACCCACATGCGCGCGCACGGCATCTCGGCCGTCTCCGTTCGGCCCGAGGTCACGCGCGCCTACAACGACGCGCTGGATCGCGACTTCGACGGAACCGTGTGGGCGAGCGGCTGCTCGAGCTGGTACCTGAACGACGAGGGGAAGAACACGACGCTCTACCCGCGCGCGACCTTCACGTTCCGCCGCGAGACCCGCGTCTTCCGACCGGACGAGTACGAGCTCACGCGCGCACCCCACACGGCCCACGTCCATTGA